From one Lycium ferocissimum isolate CSIRO_LF1 chromosome 7, AGI_CSIRO_Lferr_CH_V1, whole genome shotgun sequence genomic stretch:
- the LOC132063223 gene encoding zinc finger CCCH domain-containing protein 53-like isoform X2, with product MDAYEATKIVFQRIQNLDPENAPKIMGILLIQDNGEKEMIRLAFGPEALLHSVILKARKELGLSSNSPSTPSTPSSPSPFGGSVCFSRQNSSSSATSGRILGGLNLPSPLSITSNNHSSTVSASWSTTPSFSDFQEADLVSPSASMKNSTMNSSAPPFYCSSGEVDLIDEFQLQEQLSFLNDGSPTLGPKNPDVYYPQQQQQQDLASSPSGDSMLFSSYNWGGGGVNGLPHRRSCSVSDICLGPDDPSGWKPCLYFARGYCKNGSSCRFLHGAGPGEEVGSPSKFEMMEHCQELLRSKSAQQQRLAAATASQLMASSNFPLSPMAANKCINFLQQQQLQSAESSPRAAAALMMGDDMHKLSRNRFERGDFGMNGGAGIANPGSRQIYLTFPADSTFKEEDVSNYFSTYGPVQDVRIPYQQKRMFGFVTFVYPETVKTILAKGNPHFVCDARVLVKPYKEKGKVPEKFRKQHQQQMERGEFTGCGSPTGLESNDPFDLQLGARMFYNSQDAMWRRKLEEQADLQQAIELQSRRLMNLQLLDVKRSTHHRALSLGAVIPSPPHSPGFFNQNMVRSTDFSSREENGFAPKMTNFAAVSAEQTNGNLTAKDENSNGKESSKEEANDFQENLEHNLPDSPFASPKAAGDFITTFSNDDAAGEADKGSPQDMAPLECRPGQLVMLRSLASLV from the exons ATGGATGCATATGAAGCAACAAAAATTGTTTTCCAAAGGATTCAAAATTTGGATCCTGAAAATGCCCCCAAAATCATGGGGATTCTTCTGATAcaagacaatggtgagaaagaAATGATCAGATTAGCTTTTGGTCCAGAAGCTTTACTTCACTCAGTGATTCTTAAAGCAAGAAAAGAACTTGGTCTTTCTTCAAATTCACCTTCTACACCTTCAACTCCTTCTTCACCTTCACCTTTTGGTGGTTCAGTGTGTTTCTCAAGGCagaattcttcttcttcagccACTTCTGGAAGGATTCTTGGTGGTCTAAACCTTCCTTCACCTCTTAGCATAACTAGTAACAACCACTCTTCAACTGTTTCTGCTTCTTGGAGTACTACTCCTAGCTTCTCTGACTTCCAAGAAGCTGATCTAGTTAGTCCTAGTGCTTCCATGAAAAATTCCACCATGAATTCTTCTGCTCCACCCTTTTATTGTAGTAGTGGAGAAGTGGACTTGATAGATGAGTTTCAACTACAGGAACAACTTTCCTTCTTGAATGATGGGTCACCAACCTTGGGGCCTAAAAATCCTGATGTTTATTACCCacaacagcagcagcagcaaGATTTAGCCTCAAGTCCAAGTGGGGATTCCAtgcttttctcttcatacaACTGGGGTGGTGGTGGAGTCAACGGCCTCCCCCATAGAAGGAGCTGCTCTGTGAGTGATATTTGCTTGGGGCCTGATGACCCAAGTGGCTGGAAACCTTGTCTCTATTTTGCTAGAGGGTATTGTAAGAATGGAAGTAGCTGTAGGTTCCTCCATGGTGCTGGCCCTGGAGAGGAAGTTGGGTCACCAAGCAAGTTTGAGATGATGGAACATTGCCAAGAACTTCTCAGATCTAAGTCTGCTCAGCAGCAAAGACTAGCAGCAGCCACAGCTTCTCAACTCATGGCTTCTTCTAACTTCCCTCTCTCTCCTATGGCTGCTAACAAATGCATCAACTTTCTTCAGCAGCAACAGTTGCAGTCTGCTGAGAGTAGTCCCAG AGCAGCTGCAGCATTGATGATGGGTGATGACATGCATAAGTTGAGCAGAAATCGCTTTGAAAGAGGGGATTTTGGAATGAATGGTGGAGCTGGGATAGCAAATCCAGGTTCAAGGCAAATTTACTTGACATTTCCAGCTGACAGTACTTTCAAAGAAGAGGATGTATCAAATTATTTCAG caCTTATGGGCCTGTTCAAGATGTGAGGATTCCATACCAGCAAAAGCGGATGTTTGGTTTTGTTACATTTGTTTACCCAGAGACTGTGAAGACCATTCTTGCCAAAGGAAACCCTCATTTTGTATGTGATGCTAGGGTGCTTGTCAAGCCATACAAAGAGAAAGGCAAAGTTCCAGAGAAGTTTAG GAAGCAACACCAACAGCAGATGGAGAGAGGAGAATTCACTGGATGTGGTAGTCCTACTGGTCTAGAGTCGAATGATCCTTTTGATCTTCAGCTTG GTGCAAGAATGTTTTACAATAGTCAAGATGCGATGTGGAGGAGAAAATTGGAAGAACAAGCTGATCTGCAACAGGCGATTGAGCTCCAAAGCAGGAGATTGATGAATTTACAGCTTCTTGATGTCAAGAGGAGCACTCATCACCGTGCCCTTTCCCTGGGTGCGGTTATCCCATCCCCACCTCACTCTCCAGGCTTCTTCAATCAAAATATGGTTCGTTCAACCGACTTCAGCAGCCGAGAAG AGAATGGTTTTGCACCAAAAATGACCAATTTTGCTGCTGTTTCCGCGGAGCAAACAAACGGAAATCTCACAGCTAAAGATGAAAATAGCAATGGCAAAGAAAGTTCCAAGGAGGAGGCAaatgattttcaagaaaa CTTGGAGCATAATCTACCAGATAGTCCATTTGCATCGCCTAAAGCAGCTGGAGACTTCATCACAACTTTCTCAAATGATGATGCTGCTGGAGAAGCTGACAAAG GTTCTCCTCAGGACATGGCACCATTGGAATGTAGGCCTGGACAGCTTGTTATGTTACGTAGTTTAGCTTCCTTAGTTTAG
- the LOC132063223 gene encoding zinc finger CCCH domain-containing protein 53-like isoform X1 produces MDAYEATKIVFQRIQNLDPENAPKIMGILLIQDNGEKEMIRLAFGPEALLHSVILKARKELGLSSNSPSTPSTPSSPSPFGGSVCFSRQNSSSSATSGRILGGLNLPSPLSITSNNHSSTVSASWSTTPSFSDFQEADLVSPSASMKNSTMNSSAPPFYCSSGEVDLIDEFQLQEQLSFLNDGSPTLGPKNPDVYYPQQQQQQDLASSPSGDSMLFSSYNWGGGGVNGLPHRRSCSVSDICLGPDDPSGWKPCLYFARGYCKNGSSCRFLHGAGPGEEVGSPSKFEMMEHCQELLRSKSAQQQRLAAATASQLMASSNFPLSPMAANKCINFLQQQQLQSAESSPRAAAALMMGDDMHKLSRNRFERGDFGMNGGAGIANPGSRQIYLTFPADSTFKEEDVSNYFSTYGPVQDVRIPYQQKRMFGFVTFVYPETVKTILAKGNPHFVCDARVLVKPYKEKGKVPEKFRKQHQQQMERGEFTGCGSPTGLESNDPFDLQLGARMFYNSQDAMWRRKLEEQADLQQAIELQSRRLMNLQLLDVKRSTHHRALSLGAVIPSPPHSPGFFNQNMVRSTDFSSREENGFAPKMTNFAAVSAEQTNGNLTAKDENSNGKESSKEEANDFQENLEHNLPDSPFASPKAAGDFITTFSNDDAAGEADKGAGLNASPSSSLLPATSTLDITPFKSCYFQVPRFSSGHGTIGM; encoded by the exons ATGGATGCATATGAAGCAACAAAAATTGTTTTCCAAAGGATTCAAAATTTGGATCCTGAAAATGCCCCCAAAATCATGGGGATTCTTCTGATAcaagacaatggtgagaaagaAATGATCAGATTAGCTTTTGGTCCAGAAGCTTTACTTCACTCAGTGATTCTTAAAGCAAGAAAAGAACTTGGTCTTTCTTCAAATTCACCTTCTACACCTTCAACTCCTTCTTCACCTTCACCTTTTGGTGGTTCAGTGTGTTTCTCAAGGCagaattcttcttcttcagccACTTCTGGAAGGATTCTTGGTGGTCTAAACCTTCCTTCACCTCTTAGCATAACTAGTAACAACCACTCTTCAACTGTTTCTGCTTCTTGGAGTACTACTCCTAGCTTCTCTGACTTCCAAGAAGCTGATCTAGTTAGTCCTAGTGCTTCCATGAAAAATTCCACCATGAATTCTTCTGCTCCACCCTTTTATTGTAGTAGTGGAGAAGTGGACTTGATAGATGAGTTTCAACTACAGGAACAACTTTCCTTCTTGAATGATGGGTCACCAACCTTGGGGCCTAAAAATCCTGATGTTTATTACCCacaacagcagcagcagcaaGATTTAGCCTCAAGTCCAAGTGGGGATTCCAtgcttttctcttcatacaACTGGGGTGGTGGTGGAGTCAACGGCCTCCCCCATAGAAGGAGCTGCTCTGTGAGTGATATTTGCTTGGGGCCTGATGACCCAAGTGGCTGGAAACCTTGTCTCTATTTTGCTAGAGGGTATTGTAAGAATGGAAGTAGCTGTAGGTTCCTCCATGGTGCTGGCCCTGGAGAGGAAGTTGGGTCACCAAGCAAGTTTGAGATGATGGAACATTGCCAAGAACTTCTCAGATCTAAGTCTGCTCAGCAGCAAAGACTAGCAGCAGCCACAGCTTCTCAACTCATGGCTTCTTCTAACTTCCCTCTCTCTCCTATGGCTGCTAACAAATGCATCAACTTTCTTCAGCAGCAACAGTTGCAGTCTGCTGAGAGTAGTCCCAG AGCAGCTGCAGCATTGATGATGGGTGATGACATGCATAAGTTGAGCAGAAATCGCTTTGAAAGAGGGGATTTTGGAATGAATGGTGGAGCTGGGATAGCAAATCCAGGTTCAAGGCAAATTTACTTGACATTTCCAGCTGACAGTACTTTCAAAGAAGAGGATGTATCAAATTATTTCAG caCTTATGGGCCTGTTCAAGATGTGAGGATTCCATACCAGCAAAAGCGGATGTTTGGTTTTGTTACATTTGTTTACCCAGAGACTGTGAAGACCATTCTTGCCAAAGGAAACCCTCATTTTGTATGTGATGCTAGGGTGCTTGTCAAGCCATACAAAGAGAAAGGCAAAGTTCCAGAGAAGTTTAG GAAGCAACACCAACAGCAGATGGAGAGAGGAGAATTCACTGGATGTGGTAGTCCTACTGGTCTAGAGTCGAATGATCCTTTTGATCTTCAGCTTG GTGCAAGAATGTTTTACAATAGTCAAGATGCGATGTGGAGGAGAAAATTGGAAGAACAAGCTGATCTGCAACAGGCGATTGAGCTCCAAAGCAGGAGATTGATGAATTTACAGCTTCTTGATGTCAAGAGGAGCACTCATCACCGTGCCCTTTCCCTGGGTGCGGTTATCCCATCCCCACCTCACTCTCCAGGCTTCTTCAATCAAAATATGGTTCGTTCAACCGACTTCAGCAGCCGAGAAG AGAATGGTTTTGCACCAAAAATGACCAATTTTGCTGCTGTTTCCGCGGAGCAAACAAACGGAAATCTCACAGCTAAAGATGAAAATAGCAATGGCAAAGAAAGTTCCAAGGAGGAGGCAaatgattttcaagaaaa CTTGGAGCATAATCTACCAGATAGTCCATTTGCATCGCCTAAAGCAGCTGGAGACTTCATCACAACTTTCTCAAATGATGATGCTGCTGGAGAAGCTGACAAAGGTGCTGGATTAAATGCATCACCTTCTTCCTCCTTGCTTCCTGCTACTAGTACACTAGACATCACTCCTTTCAAATCATGTTACTTCCAAGTGCCTAG GTTCTCCTCAGGACATGGCACCATTGGAATGTAG